The following are encoded together in the Adhaeribacter arboris genome:
- a CDS encoding RagB/SusD family nutrient uptake outer membrane protein: protein MKKLLFLIGSLAFFSQACKDVLDEQVVSNVTPDYYLTTAGFEDAVKASYEPLRTWYGTQRGFTLTVFGTDTYTKGADGDYKYVNDYTPNLNSQVDYIRDLWNDFYRAINTTNTVIDRAPNIQIDETLKAVRVAEARFLRAHYYFVLVQTYGPLHLALKENTQVQTTASRSPVKDVYDVIVSDLESAIAVLPAKQNDYGRATKPAAEHLLAKVLLTRASIPDAAKPDDNQRAAELAKGVISNYDFALLPTFTAVFDQGNQQHSEVIWAVQYTQDLITNGTGNSGHLYFLMEYDAGHKGTQRDIANGRPFKRFKPTLYTLDLFDRTKDSRYNGSFKQVFYANNPATLAPGMKLGDTAIWVAPTDISPEFKASKNYEIIDRTAVLAPGNYRYFPSLSKFLDPLRPSVQHEPGSRDFMVARLAETYLIAAEALYKIGNIDEAVQHINAVRRRAAIPGKELEMEITADQLNMDFILDERARELLGEMDRWFDLVRTGTLVDRVKKYNPDGAPNIQPFHVLRPIPNDQIDRTEGGAASFPQNPGY, encoded by the coding sequence ATGAAAAAATTATTATTTTTAATAGGCAGCCTGGCTTTTTTTAGCCAAGCCTGTAAAGATGTTCTGGACGAACAAGTAGTATCTAATGTTACCCCGGATTATTATCTAACAACGGCCGGTTTTGAGGATGCGGTTAAAGCATCGTACGAACCTTTACGGACGTGGTACGGAACCCAACGAGGTTTTACGCTCACGGTTTTCGGCACCGATACGTATACCAAAGGGGCCGATGGCGATTACAAATACGTAAACGATTATACCCCTAATTTAAATTCGCAGGTAGATTATATCCGGGACCTATGGAATGATTTTTACCGGGCTATTAATACTACTAATACGGTAATCGACCGGGCTCCTAATATTCAAATAGATGAAACTCTCAAAGCGGTTCGGGTAGCCGAAGCCAGATTCTTGCGGGCTCATTATTATTTTGTACTGGTACAAACCTACGGTCCTTTACACCTGGCATTAAAAGAAAACACCCAAGTGCAGACCACCGCCAGCCGCTCGCCGGTAAAAGATGTGTATGATGTAATTGTATCCGATCTGGAAAGTGCCATTGCGGTATTGCCGGCCAAACAAAACGATTACGGTCGCGCAACGAAGCCCGCCGCGGAACACTTGCTGGCTAAAGTACTGTTAACGCGGGCAAGCATCCCGGATGCCGCTAAACCGGATGATAACCAAAGGGCAGCAGAGTTGGCAAAAGGCGTTATTTCTAATTATGATTTTGCTTTATTACCTACTTTTACGGCCGTATTTGATCAGGGAAACCAGCAGCACTCCGAAGTTATCTGGGCCGTGCAATATACCCAGGATTTAATAACCAACGGTACGGGTAACAGCGGGCACCTTTACTTTCTGATGGAGTACGATGCCGGTCATAAAGGAACGCAGCGCGATATCGCCAATGGTCGTCCGTTTAAACGGTTTAAGCCTACCTTGTACACCCTCGACTTATTTGATCGCACCAAAGATTCGCGCTATAATGGCTCCTTTAAACAAGTGTTTTACGCGAATAATCCAGCTACTTTGGCTCCCGGGATGAAATTAGGCGATACCGCTATTTGGGTAGCTCCCACTGATATTTCGCCTGAATTTAAAGCATCTAAAAATTATGAAATCATTGATCGGACGGCGGTATTAGCTCCGGGAAATTACCGGTATTTTCCTTCTTTAAGTAAATTTTTAGATCCACTGCGGCCTTCCGTACAACACGAACCCGGTTCCCGCGACTTTATGGTGGCCCGTTTAGCGGAAACGTACCTTATTGCGGCGGAAGCACTGTATAAAATTGGCAACATCGACGAAGCCGTACAACATATAAACGCGGTGCGGCGGCGGGCGGCTATACCGGGTAAAGAATTAGAAATGGAAATAACGGCCGACCAACTGAATATGGATTTTATTTTAGATGAGCGGGCTCGCGAACTATTGGGAGAAATGGACCGCTGGTTTGATTTGGTAAGAACCGGTACGCTCGTGGATCGGGTTAAAAAATATAATCCGGATGGTGCTCCCAATATTCAGCCGTTCCATGTGCTGCGTCCGATACCAAACGACCAGATTGACCGAACCGAAGGCGGCGCCGCTTCTTTCCCGCAAAATCCGGGTTATTAA
- a CDS encoding Gfo/Idh/MocA family protein has translation MENYNENSRRDFIKKAALGTLSVAAMGISAKSYGRILGANDRVNVGIVGFSNRFRSSLVPSFLDHQKEMNFDFVAVSDIWNRRRDEAEAFIKEKAGMKIKKYRNNDELYANKNIDAVIISTADFQHALMGVEAVKAGRDAYIEKPMAESMEDARAILKAVEESDKIVQIGSQRRSAPNYIAANEFIRSGKFGDITMVEMCWNVNQPGRWRVPLTKEIRKEDTDWDRFLMNRPKEAWDPRKYLEFRLFYPYSTGIPGQWMSHQIDTVHWFTGLEHPRSVSANGGIYMWKDGRKNADTMTAVFDYGPKDDMSRGFQVVFSSRFHNGAGGTKELYYSNGGMMNLDTNKITSEGGLTQKMADEMGMKANLLQEFTLPNAAKMETAANTGGDPMTSLHMRNWMECVRSRKTPNASVRAGYNHSVANQMTYAALTTGKKITFDDAKQDLTIS, from the coding sequence ATGGAAAATTATAACGAAAACTCCCGGCGAGATTTTATTAAAAAAGCTGCATTAGGTACCCTTAGTGTAGCCGCTATGGGCATCAGTGCCAAAAGTTACGGCCGCATTTTGGGCGCTAACGACCGCGTGAACGTGGGTATTGTTGGTTTTTCGAACCGGTTCCGCAGCTCCCTGGTTCCTTCTTTCCTGGACCATCAAAAAGAAATGAACTTCGATTTTGTAGCGGTATCGGATATCTGGAACCGGCGTCGCGACGAAGCCGAAGCTTTTATAAAAGAAAAAGCCGGGATGAAAATAAAGAAATACCGGAACAACGATGAGTTATACGCCAATAAAAATATTGATGCCGTAATTATTTCTACCGCCGATTTTCAGCACGCTTTAATGGGCGTAGAGGCCGTAAAAGCGGGCCGGGATGCTTACATCGAAAAGCCCATGGCGGAAAGCATGGAAGATGCTCGCGCCATTTTAAAAGCAGTAGAAGAATCAGATAAAATTGTGCAGATTGGCTCGCAGCGTAGGAGTGCACCCAATTATATTGCTGCTAACGAGTTTATCCGCTCGGGTAAATTCGGCGATATTACTATGGTAGAAATGTGCTGGAACGTAAACCAACCCGGCCGTTGGCGGGTACCGCTTACCAAAGAAATCCGCAAAGAAGATACCGATTGGGATCGCTTCCTGATGAACCGGCCGAAAGAAGCTTGGGATCCGCGGAAGTATTTGGAATTCCGTTTATTTTATCCGTATTCAACCGGTATTCCCGGCCAGTGGATGTCGCACCAGATTGATACGGTGCATTGGTTTACCGGTTTAGAACACCCACGGAGCGTATCGGCTAATGGTGGTATTTACATGTGGAAAGATGGTCGTAAAAATGCCGATACCATGACCGCCGTGTTTGATTATGGTCCGAAAGACGATATGAGCAGAGGCTTCCAGGTGGTGTTCTCGTCGCGGTTCCATAACGGGGCGGGCGGCACCAAAGAATTGTATTACTCCAACGGCGGTATGATGAATCTGGATACGAACAAAATAACTTCGGAAGGTGGTTTAACCCAGAAAATGGCCGACGAAATGGGTATGAAAGCCAACTTGCTGCAAGAATTTACCTTGCCCAACGCGGCTAAGATGGAAACGGCGGCGAATACCGGCGGTGACCCCATGACTTCGTTGCACATGCGCAACTGGATGGAATGCGTAAGAAGCCGTAAAACCCCGAATGCTTCGGTTAGGGCCGGTTACAACCACTCGGTAGCTAACCAAATGACCTATGCGGCTTTAACTACCGGTAAAAAAATTACTTTCGACGATGCCAAACAAGATTTAACTATTAGCTAG
- a CDS encoding sugar phosphate isomerase/epimerase family protein has product MSEKVNRRQFLSRFGLGTAAISLVVNSPQAFAAGLAASGIKFGYSAITWGGKDVQAIKEISQLGFTGIQLRANAYSEYGQKPAELKKLLDEAKLELAMFSSGNANIDTGNDETEISKHVTHAKFVKALGDKFIQVTNSSRPKSGAPTEEDLVKYGRLLTEVGKRTQPLGIETTYHNHMHQLGETPGEVEVILKNADPKYVSFLLDVAHYQQGGGDPAKAIRQYQKRLKALHIKDVRDKNALDPSKAYQFVELGQGRVNFPEVFAALKEVNFKGYAIIELDAVPEKNRTPLESGQISRNYLKNQLKFSI; this is encoded by the coding sequence ATGTCAGAAAAAGTAAATCGCCGCCAGTTTTTAAGTCGTTTTGGTCTTGGTACGGCTGCCATTTCCCTTGTAGTGAATTCGCCGCAAGCTTTTGCGGCTGGTTTGGCGGCATCCGGAATTAAGTTTGGTTATTCGGCTATTACCTGGGGCGGCAAGGATGTACAGGCTATTAAAGAAATCTCCCAATTGGGCTTTACCGGTATTCAGTTACGGGCAAATGCCTATTCGGAATACGGCCAAAAGCCGGCGGAACTTAAAAAGCTCTTAGACGAGGCTAAATTAGAACTGGCCATGTTTTCGAGCGGCAACGCCAATATTGATACTGGTAACGACGAAACCGAAATCAGCAAGCACGTAACGCACGCTAAGTTTGTGAAAGCCTTAGGCGATAAATTTATTCAGGTAACCAATTCGTCGCGGCCAAAAAGCGGTGCTCCTACGGAAGAAGATTTAGTAAAATATGGCCGGTTGCTCACGGAAGTAGGCAAGCGCACACAACCACTGGGCATAGAAACTACTTACCACAACCACATGCACCAACTCGGCGAAACGCCGGGAGAAGTAGAAGTAATTCTGAAAAATGCTGATCCGAAATACGTAAGTTTTTTATTGGATGTAGCGCATTACCAGCAAGGCGGCGGTGATCCGGCTAAGGCCATTCGGCAATACCAAAAACGCTTGAAAGCCTTACATATTAAAGATGTGCGCGATAAAAATGCTTTAGATCCGAGTAAGGCTTATCAGTTCGTGGAATTAGGGCAGGGCCGGGTAAACTTCCCCGAAGTTTTTGCCGCCTTAAAAGAAGTTAATTTTAAAGGGTACGCCATTATTGAGCTCGATGCCGTGCCCGAGAAAAACCGCACTCCCCTGGAAAGTGGCCAGATAAGCCGAAATTATTTGAAAAATCAGTTGAAGTTTAGCATCTGA
- a CDS encoding ABC transporter permease: MLRYVLKRLLLVLPTLWIICSLVFLLSKTVSGTCQDWQQGEIGQTFSRLEPARSSNNLEPIVPLFYFSLRSSAEPDTLFRVQPESHRLFLKSFVLTSGNWAAIAAFYQALTTLQKRLQLMPETALTNKQELKQQLESVFTLTEAKQMQQTLEQVERQAKRQQLPTHFIRQLTFAQHQLKNIQAQPVRALIPALTWHGSNNQYYLWLKAFILGDLGVSCRDQISVNDKIAEAFSNTFFITVLSLGLLFFLAFEISIWLNKASQNKWRRFTLGILYALDSVPLFIMALALLTLLASDAYFNIFPPYGSGRIVASETPSYVTWIYQLPYLALPVISLTIANLPYVTGQIHQAVQQLQNREFILTAKAKGLSESVVLRRHVLRNALLPVITLFTGFLPALVTGSAVIENIFSIPGMGRLLVETVLARDFPVLMGIVLYLGFIKISANILADGFYFLADPRIRVPS, from the coding sequence ATGCTGCGGTATGTACTTAAACGTTTGTTATTGGTACTGCCTACCCTCTGGATAATATGTTCCTTAGTTTTTTTATTAAGCAAAACCGTTTCGGGTACTTGTCAGGATTGGCAGCAAGGCGAAATTGGCCAAACCTTTAGCCGGTTGGAGCCGGCCCGTAGCTCCAACAATTTGGAACCAATTGTTCCTCTTTTTTACTTCTCGCTCCGTTCTTCGGCGGAACCAGATACTTTATTCCGGGTACAACCAGAATCACACCGCTTGTTTTTAAAATCTTTCGTTCTAACATCCGGTAATTGGGCGGCAATAGCAGCATTTTACCAGGCTCTTACCACTTTGCAAAAGCGCCTCCAGCTAATGCCGGAGACAGCCCTAACCAATAAGCAAGAACTTAAGCAGCAACTCGAATCCGTTTTTACGCTAACGGAAGCAAAGCAAATGCAGCAAACTTTAGAACAAGTAGAACGGCAAGCAAAACGCCAACAATTACCAACTCATTTTATTCGCCAGCTTACTTTCGCGCAGCACCAGTTAAAAAATATTCAGGCACAACCCGTCCGGGCTCTAATTCCTGCTCTTACCTGGCATGGGAGCAACAATCAGTATTATTTGTGGCTCAAAGCCTTTATTCTGGGCGATTTAGGAGTTTCCTGTCGTGATCAGATTTCGGTTAATGATAAGATTGCCGAAGCGTTTTCCAATACCTTTTTTATCACCGTTTTAAGTTTAGGGTTATTATTTTTCTTGGCTTTTGAAATAAGCATTTGGTTAAATAAAGCGAGTCAGAATAAGTGGCGCCGGTTTACATTAGGCATCTTGTACGCCTTAGATAGCGTGCCGCTTTTTATAATGGCTTTGGCGCTGCTTACTTTATTGGCGAGCGATGCTTATTTTAATATTTTTCCGCCTTATGGTTCCGGAAGGATTGTTGCCTCTGAAACGCCCTCTTATGTAACCTGGATTTACCAGCTACCCTACTTGGCTCTACCTGTAATAAGTTTAACCATAGCTAATTTACCTTACGTTACGGGTCAAATACATCAGGCAGTGCAGCAATTACAAAATCGCGAATTTATTTTAACGGCCAAAGCCAAGGGGCTTTCGGAAAGTGTGGTTCTAAGGCGGCACGTGTTGCGTAATGCTTTGCTGCCCGTTATTACTCTTTTCACCGGCTTTCTGCCGGCTTTAGTAACGGGGTCAGCCGTAATAGAAAATATTTTTTCCATTCCGGGCATGGGCCGTTTGCTGGTGGAGACAGTACTGGCCCGCGATTTTCCGGTGTTAATGGGAATAGTGCTTTACTTAGGCTTTATAAAAATAAGTGCAAACATTTTGGCCGATGGCTTCTACTTCCTGGCCGACCCACGCATACGGGTACCGTCATGA
- a CDS encoding SusC/RagA family TonB-linked outer membrane protein — translation MKYFTLKNNLLICILLISSTASLKAYAKPLLASSYSPKLKSISSTTKVSVFDWQVTGKVTTANGEALPGVTVLVKGTTVGATTAPDGTYSLNVPEKAATLVFSFIGYTTQEKEITGPGTVNITLADDTKALQEVVVVGYGTQKKSQVTGAISSVSAKEISELPITNPQQALQGRAAGVEVLSQGNSPGGGVNVRIRGRRSFNAGNDPLYVVDGIPLSGDINDINPQDIESMEVLKDASSTAIYGSRGANGVVIITTKRGVPGKVNITYDGYFGVNKIINQYDVMNGPEFAEYKRESRRTVGRYPAGPADPAADKLIFDAVELAGIAQGRSTNYQDYITRTGTQQSHQLGISGGTEKTRYSVSFNHFFEKGVTIGQDFTRDNIRISLDQQISDKLKFGVTMMGSLGKLNIGPNPFGVTLRENPLGSPYDANGKLLFRNTSDGAQTNPLLEVLPNAVINENRRGRIFASLFGEYQIAKGLSYRLNFGPDYSARRSGQFIASLTNARSGGTPFAQNDNNYLFSYTLENILNYSKKFNEAHDLNITGLFSIQKERREFYQIKASGLTSASQLFYKLSHAPNIEGIDSDLNESGLLSYMGRVNYGFQDKYLLTLTTRIDGSSKFAGETGLFGSTKKYGFFPSAAIGWRISEEPFIKSIAFIDNLKLRASYGLTGNQGIGAYATQGSLNRTTYAFGTTGAFGYSPRTLVNPDLRWETTATANVGLDFGFINNRVSGSIEVYQQNTFDLLMLRYLPFTSGYGSVLQNVGKSKNSGIEIAISTVNVDMGGNGFKWTTDINFNSNKEQIVEIYNAKKDDVGSLYFIGQPLTVYYDYEKLGIWQTNEKDQALLYKQAPGEIKVKDQNNDGAINALDRVILGSDIPDWSGGITNRFSYKGIDFSFFIFTRQGSMIQSDLYNNLNFLAGRYNNMDVDYWTPNNPTNAYPRPNQNQERPLYNTTMSYFDGSFTKVRNISLGYNIPTAISNKFKMSSLRVYASAQNPFIFSNYGNNLDPEQARGRSNDREQSNLISIGTPSARLIMFGLNAKF, via the coding sequence ATGAAATATTTTACTCTTAAAAACAACTTATTAATTTGCATTTTACTAATAAGTTCCACGGCTTCGCTCAAAGCTTATGCTAAACCTTTATTAGCAAGTAGCTACTCGCCCAAGCTTAAATCTATTAGCAGCACTACAAAAGTATCTGTGTTTGATTGGCAGGTAACTGGTAAAGTAACTACCGCCAATGGCGAGGCTTTGCCAGGGGTAACAGTTTTGGTAAAAGGTACAACTGTTGGCGCTACTACTGCTCCCGATGGAACGTACTCCTTAAATGTGCCGGAAAAAGCAGCTACGCTGGTGTTTTCTTTTATTGGTTACACTACCCAAGAGAAAGAAATAACTGGTCCGGGAACCGTAAACATTACCCTTGCCGACGATACCAAAGCTTTACAGGAAGTAGTGGTAGTGGGCTATGGTACGCAAAAGAAGAGCCAGGTAACCGGCGCCATTTCTTCTGTTTCAGCCAAAGAAATATCGGAACTGCCTATTACCAACCCGCAGCAAGCTTTGCAAGGAAGAGCGGCTGGGGTAGAAGTTTTAAGCCAGGGCAATAGCCCGGGAGGAGGCGTAAACGTGCGTATCCGTGGCCGCCGTTCGTTTAATGCGGGTAATGATCCGCTTTATGTGGTAGATGGTATTCCGCTTTCTGGCGATATTAACGATATCAATCCGCAGGATATTGAATCGATGGAGGTATTAAAAGATGCTTCTTCCACGGCTATTTATGGTTCCAGGGGCGCCAATGGAGTAGTAATTATTACCACCAAAAGGGGAGTTCCCGGAAAAGTAAATATTACCTATGATGGGTATTTTGGAGTAAATAAAATTATTAACCAGTATGATGTAATGAACGGGCCGGAGTTTGCCGAATACAAACGGGAATCGCGCCGGACAGTTGGTAGATATCCTGCCGGGCCGGCCGATCCGGCAGCCGACAAACTTATATTTGATGCAGTAGAATTAGCCGGTATTGCACAAGGCCGCTCAACTAATTACCAGGATTACATTACCCGTACCGGTACGCAGCAAAGCCACCAATTAGGTATCTCGGGTGGTACCGAGAAAACGCGTTATTCTGTTTCATTTAATCATTTCTTTGAGAAAGGAGTAACCATCGGGCAGGATTTTACCCGCGACAATATTCGGATTTCCTTGGATCAGCAGATCAGCGATAAGTTAAAATTTGGCGTAACCATGATGGGAAGCTTGGGTAAGTTAAATATCGGCCCAAATCCTTTTGGCGTTACGCTGCGCGAAAATCCATTGGGCTCGCCGTATGATGCAAACGGGAAACTCCTTTTCCGGAATACATCGGATGGCGCTCAAACGAATCCTTTGTTAGAAGTACTACCCAATGCCGTTATTAATGAAAACCGTCGGGGCCGTATTTTTGCCAGCTTATTTGGCGAGTACCAAATTGCGAAAGGCTTATCGTACCGTTTAAATTTCGGGCCGGATTACTCGGCTCGTAGAAGTGGTCAGTTTATAGCAAGTCTTACCAATGCTCGTTCGGGCGGTACTCCATTCGCTCAGAACGATAATAATTATTTGTTCTCTTATACCCTGGAGAATATCTTGAACTACAGCAAAAAGTTTAATGAGGCTCACGATTTAAATATTACCGGGTTATTTTCCATCCAAAAAGAACGTCGCGAATTTTATCAGATTAAGGCAAGTGGTTTAACTTCTGCTAGTCAATTATTTTATAAATTGTCGCATGCGCCCAATATAGAAGGAATAGACAGCGATCTGAACGAAAGTGGTTTATTATCTTATATGGGTCGGGTAAATTACGGCTTCCAGGATAAATATCTCTTAACTTTAACTACCCGGATTGATGGTTCTTCTAAATTTGCCGGCGAAACTGGATTGTTCGGAAGTACTAAAAAATACGGTTTCTTTCCATCGGCGGCTATTGGCTGGCGCATTAGTGAAGAGCCTTTCATCAAAAGTATTGCCTTTATCGATAATTTAAAGTTAAGAGCCAGCTATGGCCTTACCGGAAATCAAGGGATAGGAGCTTATGCTACCCAAGGTTCTTTAAACCGGACTACTTATGCTTTTGGTACTACCGGCGCTTTTGGGTATTCTCCCCGGACTTTGGTAAATCCTGATTTACGCTGGGAAACTACCGCTACCGCTAACGTGGGCTTAGATTTTGGTTTTATCAATAACCGAGTATCGGGCTCAATTGAGGTATATCAGCAGAATACCTTTGATTTGCTGATGCTCAGATACCTGCCTTTCACCAGTGGTTATGGCAGTGTACTGCAGAACGTAGGGAAAAGCAAAAATTCCGGAATAGAGATAGCAATTTCTACGGTAAATGTGGACATGGGAGGAAATGGTTTTAAATGGACCACCGATATAAACTTTAATTCCAACAAAGAACAAATTGTAGAAATCTATAACGCCAAAAAAGACGATGTAGGCAGCTTGTACTTTATTGGTCAACCCTTAACCGTTTATTATGATTATGAAAAATTAGGAATTTGGCAAACCAATGAAAAGGATCAAGCTCTATTGTACAAGCAGGCGCCCGGCGAGATAAAAGTAAAAGATCAGAATAACGATGGCGCTATTAATGCTTTAGACCGGGTAATATTAGGCTCCGATATTCCGGATTGGTCCGGCGGTATTACCAACCGTTTCAGCTATAAAGGAATAGACTTTTCTTTCTTTATTTTTACCCGCCAAGGTAGTATGATCCAAAGTGATTTATACAATAACCTGAATTTCTTAGCGGGCCGTTACAACAATATGGACGTGGACTACTGGACCCCGAACAACCCGACCAATGCCTATCCACGGCCTAATCAGAACCAGGAGCGCCCCTTATATAATACGACCATGTCTTATTTTGATGGCTCTTTCACAAAAGTTAGAAATATAAGCTTAGGGTATAATATACCCACTGCAATCAGTAATAAATTTAAAATGTCCTCTTTACGGGTGTATGCCAGTGCGCAAAATCCTTTTATCTTCTCTAATTATGGCAATAATCTGGATCCCGAACAAGCCCGGGGGCGCAGCAACGACCGGGAACAATCGAACCTGATTAGTATTGGAACGCCATCCGCCCGACTGATTATGTTTGGGTTAAACGCTAAATTTTAA
- a CDS encoding 3-keto-disaccharide hydrolase produces the protein MKELKKCILTGFVVFSFWGTGLAQENASKNLAKNQPVNTLTATEKKQGWQLLFDGKTTNGWRGAHKDAFPTQGWQIEKGELVVLQSDGAESRNGGDIVTNQEYGNFELTLEAKLTEGANSGVKYFVTEKEPPHPGSAIGLEYQILDDDRHPDAKMGKNGNRTIGSLYDLIPAENKKAKPIGEWNQVRIVSKNNHVEHWLNGTKVVEYTRASPEYRALVAQSKYKDYPNFGEAAQGRILLQDHGNTVYYRNIKIRTL, from the coding sequence ATGAAGGAGTTGAAAAAATGTATTCTTACTGGTTTTGTTGTTTTCAGCTTTTGGGGTACTGGTTTGGCCCAAGAAAACGCAAGTAAAAATTTAGCGAAAAATCAGCCGGTAAACACGCTAACGGCCACTGAAAAAAAACAAGGCTGGCAATTGCTCTTCGATGGCAAAACGACTAATGGTTGGCGCGGGGCGCACAAAGATGCTTTCCCCACCCAAGGCTGGCAAATTGAAAAGGGTGAATTAGTGGTGCTGCAATCGGATGGAGCTGAATCTCGGAACGGTGGCGATATTGTAACCAATCAAGAGTATGGCAATTTTGAACTAACCCTCGAGGCCAAACTTACCGAAGGCGCCAATAGCGGCGTCAAGTATTTTGTTACCGAAAAAGAACCGCCGCATCCGGGTTCTGCCATTGGCCTGGAGTATCAGATTTTAGACGATGACCGCCATCCAGATGCTAAAATGGGTAAAAACGGAAACCGAACCATTGGGTCGTTGTACGATCTAATTCCGGCCGAGAATAAAAAAGCAAAACCTATCGGCGAATGGAACCAGGTTCGCATTGTATCCAAGAATAACCATGTGGAACATTGGCTCAACGGCACCAAAGTAGTAGAATATACCCGTGCCAGTCCGGAGTACCGCGCCCTGGTAGCGCAAAGCAAATACAAAGATTACCCTAATTTCGGGGAAGCCGCCCAAGGTCGTATTTTACTGCAAGATCACGGCAATACGGTGTATTACCGGAACATCAAAATCAGAACGCTTTAA
- a CDS encoding ABC transporter permease gives MSKIKENTKPRRTVKWHWQEKLATGYLLIFLLTVLFGLPAGWLPDPNKINLAQVYYPPFSFSKMVGQETIHWLGTDQLGRDVLANLVVGAQTALLVSVPAMALATLIGITLGSLAGFWGDTGFRISLISFIVSLVLLFLAIYYGFYIQQFHWVHAFQSGSRSVLGKLGNALLIFVFLSFCGWLLVKVLKRLGLKRQITLPLDQIVLKTIEVIGSVPRLLLIMCLVAFTQPALRNIVLLATLTYWASIARLVRSELLQVKELPYVQAARVAGLSESRILFREALPNALPPVVVAVAFGLGNLMSLEATLSFLEVGIPADVASWGRMIKGIKANSEAWWLLFFPAFTLCCTILSLQVIAQRVLKWMSPTRNN, from the coding sequence ATGAGTAAAATTAAAGAAAATACAAAACCAAGGCGAACGGTAAAATGGCATTGGCAGGAAAAACTGGCAACGGGATATTTACTTATTTTTTTACTAACTGTTTTATTTGGTCTGCCAGCAGGCTGGCTGCCCGACCCCAATAAAATAAATTTAGCGCAAGTATATTATCCGCCTTTTAGCTTTTCTAAAATGGTGGGCCAGGAAACCATTCATTGGTTAGGCACCGATCAGTTAGGGCGAGATGTTTTGGCTAATTTGGTAGTAGGGGCTCAAACAGCGTTACTTGTGAGTGTACCTGCTATGGCGTTGGCTACTCTTATTGGAATAACCTTAGGTAGTTTAGCTGGGTTTTGGGGCGATACTGGCTTTCGCATTTCCTTGATTTCCTTTATAGTCAGTCTAGTTTTATTGTTTTTAGCAATTTATTACGGTTTTTATATCCAACAATTTCATTGGGTACACGCCTTCCAAAGTGGTTCCAGGTCAGTTTTAGGGAAATTAGGCAATGCGCTGTTAATTTTTGTTTTTTTAAGTTTCTGCGGCTGGCTTTTAGTGAAAGTATTAAAAAGGCTTGGTTTAAAAAGACAAATAACTTTGCCTCTTGATCAAATAGTTCTTAAAACTATAGAGGTGATAGGATCCGTTCCGCGGTTGTTACTTATTATGTGTTTGGTGGCTTTTACTCAGCCCGCGTTACGGAATATTGTTTTACTAGCTACGCTTACTTACTGGGCGAGTATTGCCCGTTTAGTGCGGAGCGAGCTGTTGCAAGTAAAGGAATTACCTTATGTTCAGGCGGCCCGGGTTGCCGGTTTATCCGAAAGCCGCATTCTTTTCCGGGAAGCTTTACCCAATGCTTTACCGCCCGTTGTGGTAGCCGTGGCTTTTGGTTTAGGTAACTTAATGAGTCTGGAAGCCACTCTTTCTTTTTTAGAAGTAGGTATTCCGGCGGATGTTGCTAGTTGGGGAAGAATGATAAAGGGCATTAAAGCAAATTCGGAAGCCTGGTGGTTATTGTTTTTCCCGGCATTTACGCTATGTTGTACCATTCTGTCTCTACAGGTAATAGCTCAGCGGGTCTTAAAATGGATGAGCCCTACCCGTAATAATTAA